The Daphnia carinata strain CSIRO-1 chromosome 2, CSIRO_AGI_Dcar_HiC_V3, whole genome shotgun sequence genome has a segment encoding these proteins:
- the LOC130686617 gene encoding E3 ubiquitin-protein ligase RNF144A-like isoform X2 — MSNRMPGLNKIIGHQSLNSSKTEKSEKWNWPGWFRKRKSTHSSSHLVLSASSVVPREYEEGMPSHSQGLVSNGHSRDQMETMEDIVQDDLVCLLCLQVPNEWFTIETCGCKFCQQCMEMYAHCSIRSGNVPISCPDAHCSLNDQSKNKQGGSSQLSRNEVRQLVPNDVFPLYLRLQLNTEVAVDPRLMWCPRPGCETVCTLTEDVSEKKTKRKFLGMFAISRDQRNQAVVCSSCQFSFCSQCKTPWHIDTPCPSLSRLLSDPNKNAQDPDDPIVLLERDGYIKRCPFCQVPIERDDGCAQMMCKNCRHVFCWFCLASLDDDFMLRHYDSGPCRSRLGHSRISVVWHRTQVVSAFLGLGVLFLVTSPLLLLASPCFFCWRHHSQQTDASSVRSNLDSTTAKFVPSSTQEHL; from the exons ATGAGTAATAGAATGCCAGGGCTCAACAAAATTATTGGCCATCAGTCCTTGAACTCCAGTAAAACAGAGAAATCAGAAAAATGGAACTGGCCAGGTTGGTTTAGGAAAAGGAAGTCTACTCACAGTTCAAGCCATTTAGTCCTAAGTGCAAGCAGTGTTGTGCCCCGTGAATATGAAGAAGGCATGCCTAGTCATTCACAAG GTCTAGTCAGCAATGGACATAGTCGAGATCAGATGGAGACAATGGAAGATATCGTTCAAGATGATTTGGTATGTCTTCTTTGTCTTCAGGTCCCTAATGAGTGGTTCACCATAGAAACCTGTGGTTGTAAGTTTTGTCAGCAG tGCATGGAAATGTATGCTCATTGTAGCATAAGAAGTGGAAATGTCCCTATAAGTTGCCCAGATGCCCACTGTTCTTTAAATgatcaaagcaaaaataagCAGGGAGGGTCCAGCCAACTATCACGCAATGAA GTAAGGCAACTGGTGCCAAATGATGTTTTCCCACTGTACTTGAGACTGCAACTGAACACTG AGGTCGCAGTAGATCCCAGGTTGATGTGGTGCCCACGGCCTGGTTGTGAAACCGTATGTACTTTAACCGAAGACGTGtctgaaaaaaagacaaagcgAAAGTTTTTGGGCATGTTTGCTATTTCTCGCGATCAACGCAACCAAGCAGTAGTCTGCTCCTCCTGTCAATTTTCATTCTGCTCCCAATGCAAAACTCCTTGGCATATCGACACACCATGTCCATCCCTTAGCCGACTTCTGTCAGATCCCAACAAAAACGCTCAGGATCCG GACGACCCGATCGTGTTGCTAGAACGTGATGGTTACATTAAGCGATGCCCATTTTGCCAG GTACCAATAGAAAGGGACGATGGATGCGCCCAGATGATGTGCAAAAACTGCCGACACGTTTTCTGTTGGTTTTGCTTAGCTTCTCTCGACGACGATTTTATGTTGCGACATTACGACTCAG GCCCGTGTCGTAGTCGTTTGGGTCATTCAAGAATCTCGGTTGTCTGGCATCGGACTCAG GTGGTTTCAGCATTTTTAGGACTTggagttttgtttcttgtgaCTTCGCCTCTACTTCTGTTAGCTTCGCCGTGTTTTTTCTGTTGGCGCCATCATTCCCAGCAGACAGATGCATCGTCAGTTCGCAGCAATTTAGATTCTACCACTGCCAAATTTGTCCCATCATCCACGCAAGAGCATCTTTGa
- the LOC130686677 gene encoding N6-adenosine-methyltransferase catalytic subunit-like: MSDAWEEIQAVKSKRNELRERLQKRRKEREDLLGGGDSSSVIKTESNIKISDEAIEVDSTSTNKEANKEIENCVLRILTDATLSLPSDSRIICHSVSTQIGYAVSHTVVGNLLQKFAAQELIRLVDGVQENQPVLTITYAEHVRLVAMVNEDQQGNTLSLKRKQNEVEVEESASPSQSLTAKEDLSKSKREKKDSKNNDVMNLLSLPSTREKENKKMGEEILDLLSKPTVKEKSLAERFRSQGGAQVKEFCAHGTKDECRRVWLSESEDGPECKWNCHRLHFRKIIQPHTDESLGDCSFLNTCFHMETCKYVHYEVDQTIKTKDEFEPSLLGQSVVTRGESTVLYPPQWIQCDLRSLDMAILGKFSVIMADPPWDIHMELPYGTLSDDEMRQLSIPILQDEGLIFLWVTGRAMELGRECLQLWGYERVDEIIWVKTNQLQRIIRTGRTGHWLNHGKEHCLVGMKGNPRMLNRGLDCDVIVAEVRATSHKPDEMYGIIERLSPGTRKIELFGRPHNVQPNWITLGNQLDGVHLLDPDIALAYQKHYPDATATNAK, encoded by the exons ATGTCTGATGCGTGGGAAGAAATTCAAGCagtaaaatcaaaaagaaatgaactcAGAGAACGCTTacaaaaaagacgaaaagaaagagaagatcTTTTGGGCGGTGGCGATTCCTCTTCCGTAATTAAAACAGAGAGCAATATCAAAATTTCAG ATGAAGCTATTGAGGTCGATTCAACCTCCACAAACAAAGAAGCCAataaggaaatagaaaattgtGTTCTCAGGATTTTAACTGACGCTACACTGTCATTACCATCAGATTCTAGAATCATTTGCCATAGTGTATCCACTCAGATAGGCTATGCAGTTTCTCATACAGTTGTTGGTAATCTTCTTCAAAAGTTTGCTGCCCAAGAACTCATTAG ATTAGTAGATGGTGTACAGGAGAACCAGCCAGTACTAACCATCACTTATGCAGAACATGTACGCCTGGTAGCCATGGTCAACGAAGACCAGCAAGGAAATACCTTGTCCTTGAAAAGAAAGC AAAATGaagttgaagttgaagagTCTGCATCCCCATCACAAAGTCTAACAGCCAAAGAAGATTTGTCAAAATCTAAAAGGGAGAAGAAAGATTCAAAGAATAACGATGTCATG AACTTGCTATCACTTCCGtcaacaagagaaaaagaaaacaaaaaaatgggcgaAGAAATCTTGGATCTTTTATCAAAACCAACCGTAAAGGAAAAATCTTTAGCAGAAAGATTCCGCTCTCAAGGAG GAGCACAAGTCAAAGAGTTTTGCGCCCATGGCACCAAAGATGAATGCCGTAGAGTGTGGCTGTCGGAATCAGAGGATGGCCCTGAATGTAAATGGAATTGTCATCGGCTTCACTTTCGTAAAATCATACAACCACATACGGATGAATCACTAGGAGATTGCTCTTTCTTAAATACCTGCTTTCACATGGAAACCTGCAAATAT gtTCATTACGAGGTGGACCAAACGATCAAAACTAAAGACGAGTTTGAACCTTCCCTGCTTGGCCAATCAGTGGTAACGCGAGGTGAAAGCACTGTGCTTTATCCACCTCAGTGGATCCAGTGTGATTTACGTTCATTAGATATGGCAATTTTAG GCAAATTTTCGGTTATAATGGCTGATCCTCCGTGGGATATTCACATGGAACTACCTTACGGGACACTTTCTGATGACGAAATGAGGCAGCTGAGTATCCCCATTCTTCAAGATGAGGGACTGATATTTCTGTGGGTAACTGGGCGGGCTATGGAATTGGGCAGAGAG tGCCTTCAGCTATGGGGCTACGAAAGGGTCGATGAAATCATCTGGGTCAAGACCAACCAGCTACAAAGAATTATTCGAACTGGACGAACAGGTCACTGGCTCAACCACGGGAAAGAACATTGTCTG GTGGGTATGAAGGGTAATCCCAGAATGCTCAACCGCGGACTGGATTGTGATGTTATAGTGGCCGAAGTCCGAGCAACAAGCCACAAACCAGACGAAATGTATGGCATAATCGAACGTCTTTCGCCTGGAACGCGCAAGATCGAACTATTCGGAAGGCCTCACAACGTTCAGCCCAATTG GATTACCCTGGGAAACCAACTCGATGGCGTCCATCTGCTAGATCCTGACATTGCCCTTGCCTATCAGAAACATTATCCAGACGCCACTGCTACGAATGCCAAATAA
- the LOC130686617 gene encoding E3 ubiquitin-protein ligase RNF144A-like isoform X1 yields MSNRMPGLNKIIGHQSLNSSKTEKSEKWNWPGWFRKRKSTHSSSHLVLSASSVVPREYEEGMPSHSQGEDTICYNCSSSVPSKTPLCAAGLVSNGHSRDQMETMEDIVQDDLVCLLCLQVPNEWFTIETCGCKFCQQCMEMYAHCSIRSGNVPISCPDAHCSLNDQSKNKQGGSSQLSRNEVRQLVPNDVFPLYLRLQLNTEVAVDPRLMWCPRPGCETVCTLTEDVSEKKTKRKFLGMFAISRDQRNQAVVCSSCQFSFCSQCKTPWHIDTPCPSLSRLLSDPNKNAQDPDDPIVLLERDGYIKRCPFCQVPIERDDGCAQMMCKNCRHVFCWFCLASLDDDFMLRHYDSGPCRSRLGHSRISVVWHRTQVVSAFLGLGVLFLVTSPLLLLASPCFFCWRHHSQQTDASSVRSNLDSTTAKFVPSSTQEHL; encoded by the exons ATGAGTAATAGAATGCCAGGGCTCAACAAAATTATTGGCCATCAGTCCTTGAACTCCAGTAAAACAGAGAAATCAGAAAAATGGAACTGGCCAGGTTGGTTTAGGAAAAGGAAGTCTACTCACAGTTCAAGCCATTTAGTCCTAAGTGCAAGCAGTGTTGTGCCCCGTGAATATGAAGAAGGCATGCCTAGTCATTCACAAGGTGAGGACACAATTTGCTACAattgttcttcttctgttcCATCAAAAACTCCATTGTGTGCTGCAGGTCTAGTCAGCAATGGACATAGTCGAGATCAGATGGAGACAATGGAAGATATCGTTCAAGATGATTTGGTATGTCTTCTTTGTCTTCAGGTCCCTAATGAGTGGTTCACCATAGAAACCTGTGGTTGTAAGTTTTGTCAGCAG tGCATGGAAATGTATGCTCATTGTAGCATAAGAAGTGGAAATGTCCCTATAAGTTGCCCAGATGCCCACTGTTCTTTAAATgatcaaagcaaaaataagCAGGGAGGGTCCAGCCAACTATCACGCAATGAA GTAAGGCAACTGGTGCCAAATGATGTTTTCCCACTGTACTTGAGACTGCAACTGAACACTG AGGTCGCAGTAGATCCCAGGTTGATGTGGTGCCCACGGCCTGGTTGTGAAACCGTATGTACTTTAACCGAAGACGTGtctgaaaaaaagacaaagcgAAAGTTTTTGGGCATGTTTGCTATTTCTCGCGATCAACGCAACCAAGCAGTAGTCTGCTCCTCCTGTCAATTTTCATTCTGCTCCCAATGCAAAACTCCTTGGCATATCGACACACCATGTCCATCCCTTAGCCGACTTCTGTCAGATCCCAACAAAAACGCTCAGGATCCG GACGACCCGATCGTGTTGCTAGAACGTGATGGTTACATTAAGCGATGCCCATTTTGCCAG GTACCAATAGAAAGGGACGATGGATGCGCCCAGATGATGTGCAAAAACTGCCGACACGTTTTCTGTTGGTTTTGCTTAGCTTCTCTCGACGACGATTTTATGTTGCGACATTACGACTCAG GCCCGTGTCGTAGTCGTTTGGGTCATTCAAGAATCTCGGTTGTCTGGCATCGGACTCAG GTGGTTTCAGCATTTTTAGGACTTggagttttgtttcttgtgaCTTCGCCTCTACTTCTGTTAGCTTCGCCGTGTTTTTTCTGTTGGCGCCATCATTCCCAGCAGACAGATGCATCGTCAGTTCGCAGCAATTTAGATTCTACCACTGCCAAATTTGTCCCATCATCCACGCAAGAGCATCTTTGa
- the LOC130686678 gene encoding asparagine--tRNA ligase, cytoplasmic-like, which translates to MADVVEDMKELVIGPGETYTSEKNGSDEHGNGTQEKPFKTVLEALRRAGQEPFPAIFVDGKSEDKKYEPASASSMKKMIKVFKAEQKKTNEKAKKEAEDAEKRVKNLEEAKKIVIKEDSSLPPAQLAKISKLEPLRGQRVKVFGWVHRLRRQGKALMFITLRDGTGLLQCVLSDQLCQTFDAVTLSTESSVQLFGTLKLVPEGKSAPGGHELNVDYWKLIGSAPPGGAEALLNEDAHPDVQLDQRHMMIRGENTSKVLRLRSVITQAFRDHYSSRGYNEVAPPTFVQTQVEGGSTLFELNYFGEKAYLTQSSQLYLETAIPALGDVYCIAQSYRAEQSRTRRHLSEYSHVEAECPFISFDDLLDRLEDLVVDVSERVMASPFANLVLELNPNFVVPKKPFRRMNYSEAIVYLKENGITKEDGSFYEFGEDIPEMPERKMTDKINEPIMLCRFPAGIKAFYMKRCPEDRQLTESVDLLMPGVGEIIGGSMRTDDHDELVEAFKKAEIDPTPYYWYIDQRRFGTSPHGGYGLGLERFLCWMLNRFHIREVCLYPRFLDRCKP; encoded by the exons ATGGCGGATGTTGTAGAAGATATGAAAGAACTCGTGATTG GCCCGGGAGAAACTTACACATCAGAAAAAAACGGTAGCGATGAACATGGTAATGGTACGCAAGAAAAACCCTTCAAAACGGTACTTGAAGCTTTACGCCGTGCAGGACAAGAACCTTTCCCCGCTATTTTCGTTGATGGAAAATCAGAAGATAAG AAGTATGAGCCAGCATCTGCATCGTCtatgaagaaaatgattaaGGTGTTCAAagcagagcaaaagaaaaccaatGAAAAGGCCAAAAAGGAGGCAGAAGATGCAGAGAAAAGGGTGAAGAACTTggaagaggcaaaaaaaattgtcattaAAGAAGATTCATCCCTGCCACCTGCTCAATTGgcgaaaatttcaaaattagaGCCCCTGAGAGGTCAACGCGTCAAAGTGTTTGGTTGGGTACATAGACTACGACGTCAAG GGAAAGCATTGATGTTTATTACTCTCCGTGACGGAACTGGCCTTCTACAGTGCGTCCTGTCAGATCAGCTTTGCCAGACTTTCGATGCAGTTACCCTCAGCACAG AATCGTCCGTGCAGCTATTCGGCACCCTAAAACTAGTGCCTGAAGGTAAGAGTGCTCCAGGAGGTCACGAATTGAACGTAGACTACTGGAAACTGATTGGATCGGCACCCCCTGGTGGCGCGGAAGCTTTGCTGAACGAGGATGCCCATCCGGACGTTCAGCTCGATCAGAGGCACATGATGATTCGCGGTGAAAAC aCGTCTAAAGTACTAAGACTTCGTTCTGTTATTACGCAAGCCTTCAGAGATCATTATAGTTCTCGTGGTTACAACGAAGTAGCACCACCTACATTCGTTCAGACTCAAGTAGAAGGTGGTTCGACCTTGTTCGAGCTCAACTATTTTGG GGAAAAGGCCTATTTGACGCAGAGTTCTCAGTTGTACTTAGAGACGGCGATTCCTGCTTTAGGTGATGTTTACTGCATTGCCCAGTCTTATCGTGCTGAACAAAGCCGTACGCGTCGCCATCTCTCGGA gtactCGCATGTCGAGGCTGAATGTCCATTTATCTCATTCGACGACCTTCTTGATCGACTCGAGGACTTGGTAGTTGACGTCAGCGAACGCGTTATGGCGTCACCTTTCGCCAACCTTGTTCTCGAATTGAATCCGAATTTCGTCGTTCCCAAGAAACCTTTTCGACGCATGAACTACTCGGAAGCAATTGTTTACTTGAAAGAAAACGGCATCACTAAAGAAGATGGGTCATTCTACGAATTCGGAGAG gATATTCCTGAAATGCCGGAGAGAAAAATGACGGACAAAATCAACGAACCTATAATGCTCTGTCGTTTCCCAGCCGGTATCAAGGCCTTTTACATGAAACGGTGCCCGGAAGATCGCCAATTGACTGAATCA gtGGATCTGTTAATGCCGGGTGTTGGAGAAATTATTGGTGGTTCCATGCGTACTGATGATCACGATGAGCTAGTTGAAGCCTTCAAAAAGGCTGAAATTGATCCCACTCCGTACTACTGGTATATTGATCAG CGGAGATTCGGAACGAGTCCTCATGGCGGTTACGGTCTTGGCTTGGAGCGTTTTCTTTGCTGGATGCTGAACCGTTTCCACATCCGTGAGGTCTGCCTGTATCCTCGTTTCTTGGACCGCTGCAAGCCGTAA
- the LOC130686592 gene encoding integrator complex subunit 3-like, which produces MDQVRSSASRIFNITSVEGRDDWDEKCDRTFGVVQNLINDLSEKEAHDALTSAVCKDAKTHEDVCVGLVYMILTDQQNAARSYRDLSFVSRDGLALVLSHLTQLVVERFPRLLDSVRSQLMWLIKELVRANVTGTDMVIWNLMRQIAGGDVAARNIWLADTLMDLLIDQRAWLDKFPFLIASVVYTYLRLIEDHISPTHAFIRQKEINFCVSLLREKFSDCMAIGRDLVRLLQHVARVPEFELLWRDILHNPKALLPTFTGLSQLMQIRTSRRFLFLRLTPDMEKKMVFLTTSVRFGNQKRYQDWFQRQYLSTPESQSLRCDLIRFIVGVIHPSNEVLCSDIIPRWAILGWLLTTCTHPVAASNAKMALFYDWLFYDAERDNIMNIEPAILVMYHSMRPHPAITATLLDFLCRIIPNFYPPMANQVRLGILTSLRQILEKRVLPSLSPLMTNPKLDKELQLLIQESFPEFCRATQNSSPPTIDGVKSEDFKEIDGESIIISSSSESVLAPPSLIPASETTHEPVFSDDEDQDDIPIATKIKMRGKMTANSVRTIPPQLLEISNTVAQLDGDVRVYVEMLISESDIEARCSAVENLVQSISQDPLESEQAQMLVQCLHAIFLHDLSTTPLLTGHQINPEAMEESISRPLFVLLRSFAEMVDDDSKSRSPIAELLVELYKLQPKMGYFLLYFLRASKASESKFASYREVCQARDMEVAHCLLEDLKICADDDVNLLCYMAVDVFQKFPDESRNNSELLHLYVSNIDGTQLYQLVVQCLHGALVLFDRDPSVIELLASSLEWETFEQMALWQLVAAHSIPLSLLLSLLPKLKEGQHCEALTALLAMIKHERPNNDLMKALLNCPIESFVSALLSHWSMESSTNLAPILANQFNSALNMNSLPGGLSTSSSPGKRKRTTMNSLSAATGFKVTPTPGSGIDSSIELIMTHMEILRTCLTANLQTKNGKQQPAEIKVFAHESMQQALQQVQQVCNDSQKKKFSDLFSLLDTNDEPEVSSGSRRPAGRGSKRTGNRLTTNNSNRNSKQSNKEESEEESSEEEVIIKQRTAKKRRKATVGSDSD; this is translated from the exons ATGGACCAGGTCAGGTCCAGTGCATCGAGAATCTTCAACATAACTTCTGTCGAAGGCCGGGATGATTGGGATGAg AAATGCGATCGTACATTTGGAGTCGTGCAGAATCTGATAAACGATTTATCAGAAAAAGAGGCTCATGATGCTCTTACAAGTGCTGTGTGTAAGGATGCAAAAACTCATGAAGATGTGTGTGTTGGTCTTGTCTACATGATCCTCACAGATCAGCAAAATGCTGCAAGG agcTATCGTGACCTATCATTTGTCTCAAGGGATGGCCTAGCCCTTGTTCTGAGTCATTTGACCCAACTTGTGGTTGAAAGGTTTCCTAGGCTACTGGATTCAGTCCGCAGCCAACTGATGTGGCTCATCAAAGAGCTGGTGAGGGCTAATGTCACTGGGACAGACATGGTGATCTGGAATCTAATGAGACAGATTGCAGGTGGGGATGTTGCTGCAAGAAACATTTGGTTAGCTGACACTTTGATGGATTTGTTGATTGATCAAAG aGCATGGCTTGACAAGTTTCCATTCCTCATTGCATCTGTTGTCTACACATACCTCAGATTAATCGAAGACCACATCAGTCCAACCCATGCGTTCATTCGGCAAAAGGAAATCAATTTTTGCGTCTCATTGTTGCGCGAAAAATTCAGTGATTGTATGGCTATTGGAAGAGATTTGGTTCGACTCCTGCAACATGTTGCTCGAGTTCCTGAGTTTGAGCTTCTTTGGAGGGACATTCTGCACAATCCCAAAGCCCTATTGCCAACCTTTACGGGCCTGTCTCAGCTTATGCAGATTCGGACGTCGCGTCGGTTTTTGTTCCTCCGCCTAACTCCCgacatggaaaagaaaatggtctTTTTGACAACATCTGTTCGATTTGGTAATCAGAAACGATACCAGGATTGGTTTCAGCGCCAGTACCTTTCAACACCCGAGTCGCAATCACTACGGTGCGATCTGATTCGCTTCATCGTGGGAGTGATTCACCCGTCCAACGAAGTCCTCTGTTCGGATATAATACCCCGCTGGGCCATCCTCGGTTGGCTCCTTACAACTTGCACTCACCCGGTGGCAGCCTCCAACGCCAAAATGGCTTTGTTTTACGACTGGCTGTTTTATGATGCTGAACGTGATAACATTATGAATATAG AACCCGCCATATTAGTCATGTACCATTCGATGAGACCTCATCCAGCCATAACGGCTACATTGTTGGATTTTCTGTGTAGA ATAATTCCAAATTTCTATCCACCGATGGCGAACCAAGTCCGGCTGGGTATTTTGACATCGTTGCGCCAGATATTGGAAAAACGTGTGCTACCCTCGCTCTCGCCATTGATGACCAACCCAAAGCTGGACAAGGAGCTGCAACTTCTCATTCAAGAATCATTTCCCGAGTTCTGCCGAGCAACACAGAACAGCAGTCCGCCAACAATAGACGGAGTGAAATCCGAGGATTTTAAAGAGATTGACGGTGAAAGCATTATCATCAGTAGTAGTAGTGAATCTGTTCTGGCACCTCCCTCCCTCATTCCGGCTTCCGAAACTACCCACGAACCAGTCTTCAGCGATGACGAGGACCAGGATGACATTCCGATCG CCACCAAAATAAAGATGAGAGGCAAGATGACCGCAAACTCCGTGCGAACAATTCCTCCTCAACTACTGGAAATTTCCAACACTGTGGCTCAACTCGACGGAGACGTGCGTGTCTACGTCGAAATGCTTATCTCTGAATCGGATATCGAAGCACG ATGTTCTGCTGTGGAGAATCTGGTCCAGTCTATTTCTCAAGATCCCCTTGAAAGCGAGCAAGCTCAAATGTTGGTCCAGTGTCTGCATGCCATATTCTTGCACGACCTGAGTACAACGCCCTTACTCACAGGGCATCAGATAAACCCAGA AGCCATGGAAGAAAGCATATCACGTCCCCTTTTCGTCCTACTCCGTTCGTTTGCTGAAATGGTTGATGATGATTCTAAGAGTCGGTCTCCTATAGCAGAACTGCTGGTCGAGCTTTACAAGCTCCAGCCGAAGATGGGTTACTTTCTTCTATATTTTTTAAGAGCAAG CAAAGCCAGTGAATCCAAGTTTGCTTCCTACCGAGAAGTCTGCCAGGCTCGTGATATGGAAGTGGCTCACTGCTTACTGGAGGATTTAAAGATCTGTGCTGATGATGACGTCAACCTACTCTGCTACATGGCAGTTGACGTGTTTCAAAAGTTTCCCGATGAGAGTCGCAACAACAGTGAACTTCTTCATCTATACGTATCGAATATTGACGGTACGCAGCTCTACCAACTTGTGGTGCAGTGCTTACATGGAGCCCTGGTCCTTTTCGACAGAGACCCATCCGTCATCGAACTTCTGG CATCTAGCCTCGAGTGGGAAACATTCGAACAGATGGCCTTGTGGCAGCTGGTGGCGGCCCACAGCATACCTCTATCACTACTGCTTTCACTGCTACCCAAGCTTAAGGAAGGCCAGCATTGCGAAGCGCTCACAGCGCTTCTGGCAATGATCAAACACGAACGGCCCAATAATGACCTTATGAAGGCATTGCTGAATTGCCCAATCGAGAGCTTTGTCTCTGCTTTGCTTTCTCACTGGTCTATGGAATCATCAACAAATCTGGCACCGATATTAGCTAACCAGTTCAACTCGGCGCTCAACATGAATTCGTTACCTGGGGGTCTTTCGACAAGCAGTTCGCCGGGAAAGCGGAAAAGGACAACTATGAACTCGCTTTCGGCTGCAACGGGTTTCAAAGTTACACCCACCCCTGGTTCTGGCATCGATTCGTCTATTGAGTTGATAATGACGCACATGGAAATACTGAGAACATGCTTGACGGCCAATTTGCAAACAAAAA ATGGCAAGCAACAGCCGGCCGAGATCAAAGTCTTTGCCCACGAGAGCATGCAACAGGCGTTACAACAGGTGCAGCAAGTCTGTAATGACtcgcaaaagaagaagttcAGTGACCTGTTCTCTCTGCTGGACACGAATGACGAGCCGGAAGTGAGTAGTGGTAGTCGGCGACCCGCCGGACGGGGAAGCAAACGAACCGGCAATCGATTGACGACCAATAATTCGAACCGCAACAGCAAGCAATCGAACAAGGAAGAGAGCGAAGAAGAGAGCAGTGAAGAAGAGGTCATCATTAAGCAGCGGACGGCCAAGAAGAGAAGGAAAGCCACAGTCGGCTCGGATTCCGATTAG